From a single Cryptococcus neoformans var. neoformans B-3501A chromosome 3, whole genome shotgun sequence genomic region:
- a CDS encoding hypothetical protein (HMMPfam hit to FAA_hydrolase, Fumarylacetoacetate (FAA) hydrolase family, score: 204.5, E(): 2e-58), which yields MSFFEKLMTRRGSTDSQMKFVSYRSRLHPQGIVGLVDSTEQFVAPLSFPDNTLVRTMQQLIEEWDATHRHLLHGAPMESLDIVEILAPLRGRDVICVGKNYREHAEWVRSLFKLVKYVVIFTKRATSIIGTNQEIYPHPRVTQTLDYEGELGIIIGKAGIQISREDAWDYVWGATIINDVTARERQRDHKQFYIGKSLDTFCPMGPYAVHSSVLDWRNMMLETRVNGQIRQSANTSQLIFDIPALIATCSMGITLQPGDVISTGTPAGVCLSSGEFLKHRDVIDISMSGLGTLSNTVGDPNRPPPACAPLNEKVLVRSNATIKGMRLAGETGPVGS from the exons ATGTCGTTCTTCGAAAAACTCATGACTCGAAGAGGGTCCACTGATTCCCAGATGAAATTCGTCTCCT ATCGATCAAGGTTACATCCCCAGGGCATAGTTGGGCTAGTGGACTCCACCGAACAGTTCGTAGCACCGCTCAGTTTCCCTGATAATACCCTTGTACGGACGATGCAGCAACTCATCGAAGAATGGGACGCGACACATCGCCATTTACTTCACGGTGCTCCTATGGAAAGCTTGGACATTGTAGAAATTCTTGCACCTCTTCGAGGAAGGGATGTTATTTGTGTTGGGAAAAACTACAGGGAACATGCCGAGTGGGTGCGATCGCTGTTTAAGCTCGTCAAATATGTCG TGATTTTCACCAAGCGCGCAACGTCAATTATTGGCACCAACCAGGAGATCTACCCTCATCCCAGAGTGACTCAGACATTAGATTATGAGGGTGAATTAGGCATTATCATTGGAAAAGCTGGCATCCAAATCTCCAGGGAAGATGCTTGGGATTACGTCTGGGGTGCGACTATCATCAATGAT GTCACTGCTCGAGAAAGACAACGAGACCACAAGCAATTCTACATCGGGAAGTCTCTAGACACATTCTGCCCTATGGGACCTTACGCCGTCCACT cttctgTCCTAGACTGGCGCAATATGATGCTCGAAACACGCGTGAACGGTCAGATTCGTCAATCCGCCAACACTTCACAGCTTATCTTCGACATCCCCGCCCTCATCGCCACCTGCTCAATGGGTATCACCCTCCAGCCCGGGGATGTGATTTCTACCGGAACTCCGGCAGGGGTATGTCTCTCTTCGGGCGAGTTTTTGAAGCACAGGGATGTTATCGACATTAGTATGTCCGGATTGGGAACATTATCGAACACCGTCGGAGATCCTAACAGACCCCCACCGGCTTGTGCGCCATTGAACGAAAAGGTGCTTGTAAGATCGAATGCCACGATAAAAGGGATGAGGTTGGCTGGAGAAACTGGCCCTGTGGGGTCATAA
- a CDS encoding hypothetical protein (HMMPfam hit to Lung_7-TM_R, Lung seven transmembrane receptor, score: 213.5, E(): 4e-61) gives MFRLPSALLSTLLFFSSIFLRSHAFRVPISDTDSLREVCSGMYGGKDAYIEVDFDQTSSGQVALIIYEWNDVQYLGAQTGDETRTYICTTSAVRSGLCSNAQLGSFLTSFPDDVSAESSSIFTTPLKFSNDYTPTPTTDEDDNNTLPTENEDQEETSTEVAEEPVQETDSVDADMDEDEADQEQAEQVEGLAEALGDGWQKRQVGDIVNRIVTGVAISDDESAEDSEDWTETGSSTADSDSTSTAPVSVPVFSAPITYAVPKTGYYCVGIVPVTLVNSRDSVRERQATHAEYSGMVLFRNNFAGELPAVEYPKIHFYFALSIVYFVLGCGWAYLCSKHHRELLPMQYYISGTIVFLIIEMLAQFAYYRYINKHGGGTASLAFLFVIAVLNAARNSLSFFLLLIVCMGLSVVTHSLGSVMNKVRLLTILHFIFGVLYSVGTVEVELDDASLFTVLLLIFPLSITLTAFLMWIIVSLNGTIMHLQARKQRHKLQMFQRLWRILVVSVIAVAAFFVVSSMSLSNRMNEDYTPNSWRYRWILLDGSLATIYLCAFTAIAYLWRPTRDNVRFSMSQELAQDEAEADAEDYEIEALENGHGRGLGGHQQLSQHDDEDYNEDERKGLVRNGVGEENVVFAMGDDSDEEEDHVHGHGRTEYRDSEEVGRSSEAKSKDRGKDD, from the exons ATGTTCAGACTTCCGTCCGCCCTTCTATctactcttctctttttctcaaGTATTTTCCTACGCAGCCATGCCTTCCGAG TTCCTATTAGCGACACAGATTCGCTGCGGGAAGTATGCTCTGGCATGTATGGAGGCAAAGACGCCTATATAGAAG TTGATTTTGACCAAACATCATCTGGGCAAGTTGCTTTGATAATCTACGAGTGGAATGATGTCCAGTACCTGGGAGCGCAAACTGGAGACGAGACT AGGACATACATATGTACAACATCGGCCGTCAGATCCGGTCTTTGCTCAAATGCCCAGCTCGGTTCCTTCCTTACATCCTTCCCCGACGATGTCTCTGCTGAGTCGTCAAGTATCTTCACAACACCTCTCAAATTCTCGAACGACTATACTCCAACTCCCACAactgatgaagatgataatAATACCCTGCCGACCGAAAATGAGGACCAAGAGGAAACTTCCACCGAAGTTGCTGAGGAGCCTGTCCAGGAGACTGACTCAGTAGACGCTGAtatggatgaagatgaggctGATCAGGAACAAGCTGAACAGGTTGAAGGGCTGGCTGAAGCTTTGGGGGATGGATGGCAAAAGAGGCAGGTGGGGGATATCGTGAACCGCATTGTAACGGGTGTGGCAATTTCGGATGATGAATCGGCTGAGGACTCTGAAGATTGGACGGAAACCGGATCGTCCACAGCCGATTCAGACTCTACCTCCACGGCTCCGGTGTCGGTCCCTGTTTTCAGTGCTCCCATCACTTATGCTGTTCCCAAGACTGGATACTACTGCGTGGGGATTGTTCCTGTCACACTTGTCAACTCGAGAGACAGTGTTCGAGAACGACAAGCTACTCATGCCGAGTACTCGGGTATGGTGTTGTTCCGCAACAACTTTGCTGGGGAGCTGCCAGCTGTAGAGTACCCCAAGATTCAC TTCTACTTCGCTTTGAGTATCGTGTATTTCGTCCTTGGATGTGGATGGGCGTACCTCTGCAGCAAACACCATCGGGAACTCCT CCCTATGCAATACTACATCTCCGGCACCAtcgtctttctcatcatcgaGATGCTCGCCCAATTCGCATACTACCGCTATATTAACAAGCACGGCGGAGGTACAGCCTCCCTCGCTTTCCTTTTCGTCATCGCCGTTTTGAATGCGGCTCGAAACTCGCTCagtttcttcctcttgcttATCGTCTGCATGGGTCTCTCTGTTGTCACTCACAGTCTAGGTAGTGTTATGAACAAGGTTAGGTTGTTGACTATCTTGCACTTCATTTTTGGTG TGTTATACTCTGTGGGGACTGTGGaagttgagcttgac GATGCATCCTTGTTCactgtccttcttctcatcttcccccttTCAATCACTCTCACCGCATTCCTTATGTGGATTATCGTCAGCCTCAACG GTACCATCATGCACCTTCAAGCTCGTAAACAACGTCACAAGCTTCAAATGTTCCAACGTCTCTGGCGTATCTTGGTTGTTAGCGTTATCGCGGTTGCTGCCTTCTTTGTTGTGTCTAGTATGAGCTTGTCAAACAGGATGAATGAAG ACTATACTCCTAATAGTTGGAGGTATAGGTGGATCTTGTTGGATGGTTCTCTGGCTACCATATACCTATGCGCTTTTACAGCCATTGCTTATTTATGGCGTCCG ACCCGAGACAACGTTCGTTTCTCCATGTCACAGGAACTCGCGCAAGACGAAGCCGAAGCAGATGCTGAAGATTACGAAATCGAAGCCCTCGAGAACGGACATGGTCGGGGCCTCGGCGGGCACCAACAGCTTTCCCaacatgatgatgaggattaTAACGAGGATGAACGAAAAGGGCTCGTGAGAAATGGGGTAGGGGAGGAGAATGTTGTCTTTGCGATGGGGGATgatagtgatgaggaagaggatcaTGTGCATGGACATGGGAGGACAGAGTACAGAGATAGCGAAGAGGTCGGAAGAAGTAGCGAGGCGAAAAGCAAGGATCGTGGAAAAGATGATTAG
- a CDS encoding hypothetical protein (HMMPfam hit to COesterase, Carboxylesterase, score: 151.8, E(): 1.5e-42) — protein sequence MLLFLFLFLSSLIFVHSVAITRTNSSGCSKTILGFTATGYETNNGACRFTVRYGKADRWADSVLATDYSNQTFASLPPSCPQDAGTYVTGSSQSEDCLFATVYMPQGDAPTGGWPTFVWIHGGSFVEGGASGPGLDGSNLAVKGDMIVVVLQYRLGVLGFIPPTSVNTTDDPNLGLKDVILGLKSINQYIEYAGGNRAEVTIGGQSSGAGLIRALWGAPAAAGLFRAAILQSDPMSYGFASHDITTNIQTAFYSASPMSSCSTIECLREIHVSTLIAAQDTIVATVPYTIWGVPFSEPIRPTWGTASLPVDPTSSLFNSPSDLTFTPNSLPLLITTVKNEGGSSISSIFPTHVPLSNDTYYATAAALVGTDRAEALVSSPYYALPSANSSDSYGPDGDTFRETFERAVTDGTWKCPNRDVALKWKEAGGKVWVGEWRQGVSYPDNDSGYCQKTGVVCHEDDIYPTFDTASSASTNTSDFEDSILSHWVAFITSLDPNPSSSSTKRACTIPTQSSHSSHYSYDTHDSHGHGSNWWKRSSTHWEEYSSQTDVYPLGGDGEISLCPSGFWGVESKYDWQLYG from the exons AtgctcctctttctctttctcttcctctcttcccttatTTTTGTCCACTCGGTTGCCATTACTCGAACTAATAGCAGTGGTTGCTCCAAGACTATACTGGGTTTCACTGCAACTGGATACGAGACTAATAATGGAGCGTGCCGTTTTACCGTAAGGTATGGCAAAGCTGACCGATGGGCCGACTCCGTGCTTGCTACGGACTACAG CAATCAGACTTTTGCATCTCTCCCACCCTCCTGTCCCCAAGACGCTGGGACCTATGTTACTGGTAGCAGCCAGTCGGAAGACTGTCTATTTGCAACGGTATATATGCCTCAAGGCGATGCACCTACTGGCGGCTGGCCCACTTTTGTCTG GATTCACGGTGGTTCCTTCGTCGAGGGCGGCGCCTCCGGCCCAGGTCTGGATGGTTCTAACCTTGCTGTCAAGGGTGACATGATTGTCGTTGTTCTACAGTACCG TCTTGGTGTCCTCGGTTTCATTCCTCCCACTTCCGTTAACACTACCGACGATCCCAACCTCGGTTTGAAGGACGTCATCCTTGGCTTGAAATCTATCAACCAGTATATCGAGTATGCTGGTGGTAACCGAGCAGAAGTCACTATTGGTGGACAAAGTTCTGGTGCTGGTTTGATTCGAG CTCTTTGGGGTGCACCTGCTGCGGCTGGCTTGTTCAGGGCAGCCATTCTTCAGTCCGACCCAATG TCTTACGGCTTCGCGAGTCACGATATCACCACCAACATCCAAACGGCCTTCTACTCCGCATCCCCCATGTCGTCTTGCTCTACTATCGAATGTTTGCGGGAGATCCATGTGTCTACTCTGATTGCCGCTCAGGATACCATTGTCGCTACTGTCCCTTATACCATCTGGGGTGTACCCTTCAGCGAAC CTATTCGACCTACATGGGGCACCGCTAGTCTTCCCGTCGATCCCACCTCCTCGTTATTCAATTCGCCCTCTGATCTGACATTCACTCCCAACTCCctgcctcttctcatcactACTGTCAAGAACGAAGGTGgctcctccatttcctccatctttcccACTCACGTCCCTCTGTCAAATGACACATACTATGCTACAGCCGCTGCTCTCGTCGGCACTGACCGTGCTGAAGCCCTTGTTTCCAGTCCTTATTATGCTCTTCCCAGCGCCAACTCTTCAGACAGCTATGGCCCCGATGGAGATACCTTCCGTGAGACGTTTGAGCGTGCTGTAACTGACGGGACTTGGAAGTGCCCAAATAGGGATGTTGCTCTCAAGTGGAAAGAAGCCGGCGGAAAGGTTTGGGTTGGGGAATGGAGGCAAGGAGTGAGCTATCCTGACAATGACTCGGGTTACTGTCAAAAGACTGGGGTTGTTTGCCATGAGGACGACATTTACCCAACTTTCGATACcgcttcttcagcttctaCCAACACTTCAGACTTT GAGGATAGCATTCTCTCGCACTGGGTGGCATTCATCACTAGTCTTGATCCCaacccttcctcatcatccaccaaaCGCGCTTGCACCATTCCCactcaatcttctcatAGTTCACACTACTCTTATGATACTCACGATTCTCACGGCCACGGATCCAACTGGTGGAAACGCTCCTCTACTCATTGGGAAGAATATAGCTCTCAGACGGACGTATATCCTCTTGGAGGTGATGGCGAAATCAGTCTTTGCCCCAGTGGATTCTGGGGCGTCGAATCCAAATATGATTGGCAGTTATACGGGTAG
- a CDS encoding hypothetical protein (HMMPfam hit to TauD, Taurine catabolism dioxygenase TauD, TfdA family, score: 143.5, E(): 4.7e-40) produces MPVALATSLTDPVESIKAGLAAVDVNKETPFDLRAYSHFDSTPSIGTEFRDSPSKDGKPVLSIRDILGNDERLKALGRLVSERGVVFFRDATISPVEQKDLIEALGALGGKPKTSGLHVHPLTLGGSELGDEISVISNQFVFDKNFQKSDDTVLKRPFGNTLWHSDITFEPHPSDYATLQIRTLPEVGGDTLWASSYEAYDRLSPAYRTFLEGLTATHVGQHFIDMARKTNATLREPRGAPENVGQHLSAVHPVIRTNPVTGWKGLFVNRVFTKKINELTPHESDRLLGFLYEHIDGNHDLQVRFRWEENNLAIWDNRCTFHSATYDLDKNVRVGTRSVSVGERPFYDPKSVSRREGLYNEKAELEKANEAVGDGL; encoded by the exons ATGCCTGTCGCCCTCGCAACTTCCCTCACCGACCCTGTTGAGTCCATCAAGGCTGGCCTTGCTGCCGTCGATGTGAACAAGGAGACGCCCTTCGACCTTCGAGCATACTCTCACTTTGACTCCACCCCCAGTATTGGTACTGAGTTCCGAGACTCTCCTTCCAAGGATGGCAAGCCGGTATTGAGTATTCGAGACATCCTTGGGAATGATGAGCGATTGAAGGCCCTCGGGCGGCTTGT TTCTGAGCGAGGtgtcgtcttcttccgtgACGCCACGATCTCCCCTGTAGAGCAGAAGGATCTTATAGAGGCTCTTGGTGCCCTTGGAGGAAAGCCCAAGACTAGTGGTCTACACGTCCACCCTCTTACTCTTGGCGGAAGTGAGCTTGGTGATGAGATTAGCGTTATCTCCAACCAATTCGTTTTCGACAAGAACTTCCAGAAAAGTGATGACACTGTTTTGAAGAGACCTTTCGGCAATACTCTCTGG CATTCTGATATCACCTTTGAGCCCCACCCTTCTGACTACGCCACTCTTCAGATCAGAACCCTTCCCGAAGTCGGTG GTGACACTCTCTGGGCTTCCTCTTACGAGGCGTACGACCGTCTTTCCCCCGCATACAGGACCTTCCTCGAAGGTCTCACTGCCACCCACGTCGGTCAACATTTCATTGACATGGCCCGCAAGACCAACGCCACCTTGCGAGAGCCGCGAGGTGCTCCTGAGAACGTCGGCCAGCACTTGAGCGCTGTCCATCCTGTCATCAGGACCAACCCCGTCACCGGCTGGAAGGGTCTCTTTGTCAACCGAGTCTTTACCAAGAAGATTAACGAATTGACTCCTCATGAATCTGACCGTTTGCTCGGATTCCTTTATGAGCACATCGATGGTAACCACGACCTTCAGGTCCGATTCCGATGGGAGGAGAACAATCTT GCCATCTGGGACAACAGATGCACTTTCC ACTCTGCCACTTATGACCTGGACAAGAACGTTCGAGTTGGAACCAGGTCTGTTTCCGTGGGTGAGAGGCCATTCTACGACCCCAAGTCCGTAAGCCGTCGTGAAGGTCTTTACAATGAAAAGGCAGAGCTTGAAAAGGCAAACGAGGCAGTCGGTGATGGGTTGTAA
- a CDS encoding hypothetical protein (Match to EST gb|CF189101.1|CF189101), whose translation MAAPRPATVIIPAPPPVIPTNLLEPSEQRLFVAAIFGLIEITKLWDTFLPIFITDPDPSWSSSLRISGAESVLAWTLAEVGMMWAVEPSRMLGYVNIVGTAALGGNWYWNWFYALRRWYEPPHIEGVHKIRLLPYSTATLNPLSLTYCIPPDAPQPLYIPVIFNNSIPEQVSYKIRSLDTGHTTVEKVYGSSMKRLPTRPPRLRITDGDDDEDGELELEPEIDPLSALVLQSGGRVVGHPKDIDPSTLPSVKPHDSMSLVPRNLAPSENILFLTVNKPSVITLSNVMDKKGDKFHITPRREAVIIECPTGGKFVEEHRGKVVHKPEKPKSAELRCVGDEEMVYFQARGVSPLRVGWEKKSKDKSENGFIEGIDDEVAPIDDLALVRRDRVSKTHTVPLRVTHNVPGTHTLSLTTVHDSLHNTYTPSGYATRQIYNVIPRPSIKFNCQAPYQLLQNQTISLPLEVLVSSQQLEEPIELTYRYTSPDGKSSDKKFAVKNKREHLSVSEPGIYSLMGIEGPCAGEVMEPSKCEVQMVPLPSMDMSVETLHECAMDVGATASFDFTGSPPFKLDYTEQRKGGRAKILSQMFQSHYGSIVLRPEQEGIYTYTFTALSDGKYKKVAVDKEPIQQTVHPLANVEIVGNSRRRTLYSCSGDVVDIDIDARGIAPLKLTYLTSYSTHSSNTTLPLSLGRSRLSVPVPSTLSSTSGASGKLNIALLAIEDGNGCIRKLTNPGVEVDIKREKPTGRMAKTGKAVVTQGEIVKVPLRLTGEAPWDVTYSSDGKEFTLKVRDPNSELSLKDKGVYRLVKVKDSHCPGTVLSGDSSFEIDFKPHPVVSLQASGLISHVVTGSGNVYQHRGLCAGQEDQAALKFAGQAPFELGYRHTSGGRTSRHVLKSAQEIGILHLSTEPGSHRYDFLSLADGNYPKTDVSITLEHEVFGRPSASFVKHSSRALCLDSTLETDAKILLKGQGPWILSLSVRKPASTSITTHSVTTANPEWTVSLPQVLEDIGRYEVTIIKVEDVSGCEWVSGETDELRSVVEVVESARIVPVDEKEDLCVGDSLDFLLQGKAPWTIEYAWKGKDHKVTSSASRFSRFAEKAGKFEVKSVALRGDRCKRQVEGMVRTVHALPSARITSGENDLREGDEPAVFRVHFTGTAPFSFTYTRSEQIGSKHKVVETQTITDIMDSNYAISSSLPGDYAVTSVSDKFCRYPPLSRSKE comes from the exons ATGGCCGCACCACGGCCAGCAACAGTTATAATCccagcaccaccacccGTCATCCCGACAAACCTCCTCGAACCCTCCGAACAACGCCTCTTCGTTGCCGCAATTTTCGGTCTCATAGAAATAACCAAACTCTGGGacaccttccttccaataTTTATCACTGATCCCGATCCATCATGGTCGAGTTCATTGCGGATAAGCGGTGCAGAATCAGTCCTAGCGTGGACATTAGCAGAAGTTGGTATGATGTGGGCGGTCG AACCCAGTAGGATGTTGGGTTATGTCAACATTGTTGGGACGGCAGCGTTAGGAGGGAACTGGTATTGGAATTGGTTCTATGCGCTCAGAAGATGGTATGAGCCACCTCATATCGAAGGTGTACATAAgatccgtcttcttccttacAG TACCGCAACTCTTAATCCGTTATCTCTCACATACTGTATACCGCCGGACGCCCCTCAGCCTTTATACATTCctgtcatcttcaacaatTCAATTCCCGAACAGGTTTCATATAAAATACGATCTCTCGATACGGGCCATACCACTGTTGAGAAAGTATACGGGAGTTCAATGAAGCGGTTGCCCACTCGTCCTCCGAGATTACGCATTACAGATggagacgatgatgaggatggagagctCGAGCTAGAGCCCGAGATCGACCCTCTTTCGGCACTTGTCCTTCAGTCCGGTGGAAGAGTTGTTGGTCACCCCAAGGATATTGACCCCtctactcttccttctgtcAAACCACACGATTCTATGTCTCTCGTCCCTCGCAATCTCGCTCCATCAGAaaacatcctcttccttacTGTTAACAAACCTAGCGTCATCACTCTTTCAAATGTCATGGACAAGAAGGGTGATAAATTTCACATCACTCCCAGGCGTGAAGCCGTCATCATTGAGTGCCCCACTGGTGGTAAATTTGTTGAAGAGCACAGGGGCAAAGTAGTCCACAAACCCGAGAAACCCAAGTCTGCTGAGCTTCGATGTgtaggagatgaagagatggtgTACTTTCAAGCTCGTGGTGTTTCCCCTCTCAGGGTTggatgggaaaagaaaagcaaAGACAAGTCTGAGAATGGGTTTATTGAAGGTATCGATGACGAGGTCGCACCTATTGATGATCTTGCGCTTGTCAGACGGGATCGCGTATCGAAGACTCACACTGTTCCTCTTCGAGTCACGCACAACGTCCCGGGAACACATACTTTATCCCTTACAACCGTTCATGATTCCTTGCACAACACCTACACGCCATCCGGTTACGCTACTCGACAGATCTACAATGTCATCCCTCGGCCTTCTATCAAGTTTAACTGTCAGGCACCATACCAACTCCTCCAAAACCAAACTatctccctccctctcgAGGTCCTTGTCAGCAGTCAACAGCTTGAAGAGCCAATTGAGCTCACCTACAGGTATACTTCCCCGGACGGCAAATCCTCCGATAAGAAGTTTGCTGTCAAGAACAAGAGAGAGCACCTATCTGTGAGCGAACCTGGAATATACAGCTTAATGGGCATTGAAGGTCCTTGTGCGGGTGAAGTGATGGAGCCTAGCAAGTGTGAGGTGCAAATGGTGCCCTTACCTAGTATGGACATGAGCGTCGAGACTTTACACGAATG TGCGATGGATGTTGGTGCGACAGCCTCATTTGACTTTACAGGTTCCCCGCCTTTCAAGCTGGATTACACCGAACAGCGAAAGGGCGGACGAGCCAAGATTCTAAGTCAGATGTTTCAGTCACACTACGGATCCATCGTTCTCCGTCCTGAGCAGGAAGGTATCTACACCTAT ACCTTTACGGCATTGAGCGATGGGAAGTACAAAAAGGTCGCCGTGGATAAAGAGCCGATTCAGCAGACTGTGCATCCGTTGGCCAATGTTGAGATTGTTGGAAATTCCAGGAGAAGGACTCTCTACTCTTGCTCTGGGGATGTGGTTGACATTGACATTGATGCTAGG GGCATCGCACCTCTTAAACTCACATACCTCACCTCCTACTCAACCCACTCATCCAATAccacccttcccctttcccttggCCGATCGCGCCTGTCTGTCCCCGTTCCATCTACACTCTCATCCACTTCTGGTGCTTCGGGTAAACTTAATATCGCCCTCTTGGCTATCGAGGATGGTAATGGTTGTATTCGCAAGTTGACGAACCCCGGCGTTGAGGTGGATAtaaagagggagaagccAACGGGTAGGATGGCAAAGACAGGAAAGGCCGTGGTGACTCAGGGAGAGATCGTGAAAGTACCTCTGAGGTTGACTGGGGAGGCGCCATGGGATGTGACTTACTCGAGTGATGGAAAGGAGTTTACTCTCAAAGTGAGGGACCCGAATAGCGAATTGAGCTTGAAGGATAAGGGAGTTTATCGACTTGTCAAG GTCAAGGACTCTCATTGCCCTGGCACTGTTTTGTCTGGAGACTCTTCTTTCGAGATAGACTTCAAGCCACACCCTGTGGTCAGTCTTCAAGCATCCGGCCTGATTTCCCACGTCGTTACTGGTTCCGGGAATGTGTACCAGCACAGAGGTCTTTGTGCcgggcaagaagatcaagccGCCCTCAAGTTCGCGGGTCAAGCGCCTTTCGAGCTCGGATACCGTCACACGTCTGGTGGACGTACTTCCAGGCATGTCCTCAAGAGTGCTCAGGAGATTGGtatccttcatctctctaCAGAACCTGGATCTCATCGGTACGACTTTTTGTCTCTTGCCGATGGCAACTATCCCAAGACGGATGTGTCCATCACTCTGGAGCATGAGGTGTTTGGCCGACCTAGTGCAAGCTTTGTGAAGCATAGTAGTCGAGCGCTCTGTCTCGACTCTACTCTTGAAACGGATGCAAAGATCTTACTCAAGGGTCAGGGCCCCTGGATCCTTAGCCTATCTGTGCGTAAACCCgcttccacctccatcaCCACGCACAGTGTCACCACTGCCAATCCCGAATGGACAGTTTCTCTCCCACAAGTTCTGGAGGACATTGGGAGATATGAAGTGACAATTATCaaggtggaagatgtgAGTGGCTGTGAGTGGGTATCGGGGGAAACGGATGAATTGAGAAGtgtggtggaggttgtGGAAAGTGCGAGGATCGTGCCggtggatgagaaggaagatttGTGTGTGGGTGATAGTTTGGATTTCTTGTTACAGGGTAAAGCGCCCTGGACTATTGA ATATGCGTGGAAAGGCAAGGATCACAAGGTCACCAGTTCGGCGTCCAGGTTCTCGAGATTTGCAGAGAAGGCAGGCAAATTTGAGGTCAAATCTGTTGCACTTAGGGGTGATCGA TGCAAGCGCCAGGTTGAAGGGATGGTACGAACCGTTCACGCGTTGCCTTCTGCAAGAATTACCTCAGGTGAAAATGATTTGAGAGAAG GCGACGAGCCCGCTGTGTTCCGTGTGCACTTTACGGGTACTGCACCTTTCTCCTTTACGTATACCCGCAGTGAACAGATTGGTTCAAAGCACAAGGTTGTCGAAACTCAA ACTATAACGGATATCATGGACAGTAATTATGCGATTTCCAGCTCATTGCCTGGTGATTATGCGGTCACATCCGTTTCCGACAAGTTCTGCAGATACCCGCCGTTATCGAGGAGCAAGGAGTAG
- a CDS encoding hypothetical protein (HMMPfam hit to ChaC, ChaC-like protein, score: 97.1, E(): 4.2e-26), producing the protein MVYWVFGYGSLIFKPPCHLDNPQADFEVSGYVKGVVRRFAQSSIDHRGTPEHPGRVVTVVEAKVWHGLEGITLKDDEILPDDYVWGIAYRIDSEKAEEVKAYMGEKQEKVFERNFPLTLYRLMLITNSARLHLPSCSCIYPISRWEARSYRCEPEDPAFGELLLFFSCKMTDAARHLVGFEPLDTLAKTVLESEGPSGPNKDYLFKLAESVRHLYPHVKDDYLFNLEVRGPC; encoded by the exons ATGGTTTACTGGGTCTTCGGCTACGGGAGTTTGATCTTCAAACCTCC TTGTCACCTGGACAATCCACAAGCTGACTTTGAAGTATCTGGTTATGTGAAGGGTGTGGTCCGCAGGTTTGCCCAGTCATCGATTGATCACCGTGGAACGCCCGAGCATCCAGGCCGAGTTGTCACAGTCGTGGAAGCAAAGGTGTGGCATGGTCTAGAAGGCATC ACActgaaagatgatgaaataTTGCCTGACGACTATGTGTGGGGTATCGCCTATCGAATAGACTCAGAGAAAGCAGAGGAAGTCAAAGCATACATGGGTGAGAAACA AGAAAAGGTATTTGAGAGAAACTTCCCTTTGACTTTATATCGATTAATGCTGATCACAAACTCAGCACGGTTACACCTGCCATCTTGTTCCTGTATATACCCGATCAGCCGATGGGAAGCAAGAAGTTATCGCT GTGAACCCGAAGACCCAGCGTTCGGTGAGCTTCTGTtattcttctcctgcaaAATGACTGACGCAGCACGCCATTTAGTTGGTTTCGAACCCTTAGATACTCTCGCGAAGACCGTCTTGGAAAGTGAAGGCCCATCTGGGCCTAACAAA GATTATCTTTTCAAGCTTGCGGAGAGTGTACGACATCTATATCCTCATGTAAAGGACGATTATTTGTTCAATCTAGAGGTGAGAGGCCCTTGCTAA